Proteins co-encoded in one Stenotrophomonas maltophilia genomic window:
- a CDS encoding DUF6116 family protein — translation MANPMLLPVLQWARRLRYPTLFKLTAGLFILTLFIPDPIPFVDELVLGFGTLLLANWKSRNTATPPPLEQR, via the coding sequence ATGGCCAACCCGATGCTGCTGCCGGTTCTGCAATGGGCCCGCCGGCTGCGCTACCCCACCCTGTTCAAGCTGACCGCCGGCCTGTTCATCCTGACCCTGTTCATCCCCGACCCGATTCCGTTCGTCGATGAGCTGGTGCTGGGGTTCGGAACGCTGCTGCTGGCCAACTGGAAAAGCCGCAACACCGCGACGCCGCCGCCCCTGGAACAGCGTTGA
- a CDS encoding cold-shock protein, which yields MSERETGTVKWFNDAKGFGFISRENGEDVFVHFRAIQTQGFKSLKEGQKVTFTVVQGQKGLQADAVQPT from the coding sequence ATGTCCGAACGCGAGACCGGTACCGTCAAGTGGTTCAACGATGCAAAGGGCTTCGGCTTCATCAGCCGTGAAAACGGCGAAGACGTGTTCGTGCACTTCCGCGCCATCCAGACCCAGGGCTTCAAGAGCCTGAAGGAAGGCCAGAAGGTCACCTTCACCGTCGTGCAGGGCCAGAAGGGCCTGCAGGCCGACGCCGTGCAGCCGACCTGA
- a CDS encoding glycine zipper 2TM domain-containing protein codes for MKIQLIAASAIATLALAGCATSPGYGGGGYNNGGYNSGGYGNNGGYNQGRCADCGIVTRINVVPSGRTAPSATGAILGGIVGAVAGHEISDHTGGSRGNKNIAAAAGAVGGALAGNQIQKNVTSDTYDISVRMDDGRTIVVNQRDLAGIRENTYVRVVNGKVILR; via the coding sequence ATGAAGATCCAGCTCATCGCTGCCAGCGCCATTGCCACCCTTGCCCTGGCCGGCTGTGCCACCTCGCCCGGCTACGGCGGTGGCGGCTACAACAATGGCGGTTACAACTCGGGCGGTTACGGCAACAACGGCGGCTACAACCAGGGCCGCTGCGCCGACTGCGGCATCGTCACCCGCATCAACGTGGTGCCCTCGGGCCGTACCGCGCCCAGCGCGACCGGCGCGATCCTGGGCGGCATCGTCGGCGCCGTGGCCGGTCATGAGATCTCCGACCACACCGGTGGCAGCCGTGGCAACAAGAACATCGCCGCCGCCGCGGGTGCGGTCGGTGGTGCACTGGCCGGTAACCAGATCCAGAAGAACGTCACCAGCGACACCTACGACATCAGCGTGCGCATGGATGATGGCCGCACCATCGTGGTCAACCAGCGTGATCTGGCCGGCATCCGCGAGAACACCTATGTGCGCGTGGTCAACGGCAAGGTCATCCTGCGCTGA
- a CDS encoding carboxymuconolactone decarboxylase family protein gives MSDHASPRVPYTRLAAEAFKGLLATSKAVHDSSIDPTLMELLFLRVSQLNGCGYCMDMHGTALRKGGIEPRKLDTLPAWHESRFFDARERAALGWAEALTRLTDGAPSQAAFDALAPHFDEKGISDLSMGIAVINAWNRLGAGLLPPLP, from the coding sequence ATGTCCGACCACGCCTCTCCCCGCGTCCCGTACACCCGCCTGGCCGCCGAGGCCTTCAAGGGCCTGCTGGCCACCAGCAAGGCGGTGCATGACAGCTCGATCGACCCGACCCTGATGGAACTGCTGTTCCTGCGCGTATCCCAGCTCAATGGCTGCGGCTACTGCATGGACATGCACGGCACCGCGCTGCGCAAGGGGGGCATCGAGCCGCGCAAGCTCGATACCCTGCCCGCGTGGCACGAAAGCCGCTTCTTCGATGCGCGCGAGCGTGCCGCGCTGGGCTGGGCCGAGGCGCTGACCCGGCTGACCGACGGCGCGCCGTCACAGGCCGCGTTCGATGCGCTGGCCCCGCACTTCGATGAGAAAGGCATCAGCGACCTGAGCATGGGCATTGCGGTGATCAATGCCTGGAACCGGTTGGGTGCCGGCCTGCTGCCGCCGCTGCCGTA
- a CDS encoding TatD family hydrolase: MSVLVDSHCHLDASEFDPDRAAVIARAQAAGVHVQVVPAVTAASWPKLREVCTQAPGLYPAYGLHPMFLAAHRPEHLPLLRAWIERERPCAIGECGLDFFVEGLDADTQQAYFIGQLELAREFDLPVIVHARRAVDAVIAAIRRIGGLRGVVHSFSGSPEQAAQLHRQGFLLGLGGPLTYERAQRLQRLVREMPLEQLLLETDAPDQPDAGIRGQRNEPARLAVIAGHVAALRGMEVDAVAHATTGNARRLFALPAQRG, translated from the coding sequence TTGAGCGTGCTGGTCGACAGCCATTGCCACCTCGATGCCAGTGAGTTCGACCCTGACCGCGCGGCCGTGATCGCGCGTGCGCAGGCGGCCGGCGTCCATGTCCAGGTGGTGCCGGCAGTCACCGCCGCAAGCTGGCCGAAGCTGCGCGAGGTCTGCACACAGGCGCCGGGGCTGTACCCGGCCTATGGCCTGCATCCGATGTTTCTGGCGGCGCACCGGCCCGAGCATCTGCCGCTGCTGCGCGCATGGATCGAGCGCGAGCGCCCCTGTGCGATCGGCGAGTGCGGGCTGGACTTCTTCGTTGAGGGACTCGATGCGGACACCCAGCAGGCCTACTTCATCGGCCAGCTGGAACTGGCCCGTGAATTCGACCTGCCGGTGATCGTGCACGCGCGCCGCGCGGTGGATGCGGTGATCGCGGCGATCCGCCGCATCGGCGGCCTGCGCGGCGTGGTGCACAGCTTTTCCGGCAGCCCGGAACAGGCCGCGCAGCTGCACCGGCAGGGCTTTCTGCTCGGCCTGGGCGGCCCGTTGACCTACGAGCGCGCGCAGCGGCTGCAGCGGCTGGTGCGGGAGATGCCGCTGGAACAGCTGCTGCTGGAGACCGACGCGCCGGACCAGCCCGACGCCGGCATCCGTGGCCAGCGCAACGAGCCGGCGCGGCTGGCGGTCATCGCCGGCCACGTGGCCGCGCTGCGTGGGATGGAGGTAGACGCCGTGGCACACGCCACCACCGGGAATGCGCGTCGGCTGTTCGCGCTGCCGGCGCAGCGAGGGTAG
- a CDS encoding RNA polymerase sigma-70 factor produces MNIETAFQTHRPRLMALAYRLLGSRADAEDVVQDAWLRWSGADPASVRDAEAWLVTTTTRLGLDRLRAARRERVHYVGPWLAEPLAVTLEPDPAPGPAQLHALADDVSVAFLTLLEQLGPEERAAFLLKEAFDHDYREIAVLIGHSEANCRQLVHRAKQRLQSGRPRFNADASQHRQLLARFMEASQRGDSEAIQVLLHANALLVSDGGGVVTAAIRPLLGAERIGRLFWAIARRGAVHPAQLGYVNGEPAILLFIGDRLHSVTTIEVIDGRIANLYSVLNPEKLPTVVTREGAAASW; encoded by the coding sequence ATGAACATCGAAACCGCTTTCCAGACCCACCGCCCGCGCCTGATGGCCCTGGCCTACCGCCTGCTCGGCAGCCGCGCCGATGCCGAAGACGTGGTCCAGGACGCCTGGCTGCGCTGGTCCGGCGCCGACCCGGCCAGCGTCCGCGACGCCGAGGCGTGGCTGGTCACCACCACCACGCGGCTCGGGCTGGACCGCCTGCGCGCGGCCAGGCGCGAGCGCGTGCACTACGTCGGCCCATGGCTGGCTGAGCCGCTGGCGGTCACCCTCGAGCCCGATCCGGCCCCCGGCCCGGCCCAGTTGCATGCGCTGGCCGACGATGTCTCGGTCGCCTTCCTGACCCTGCTCGAGCAGCTCGGCCCTGAAGAGCGCGCCGCGTTCCTGCTGAAGGAAGCCTTCGACCACGACTATCGCGAGATCGCCGTCCTGATCGGCCACAGCGAAGCCAACTGCCGGCAGCTGGTGCACCGCGCGAAACAACGCCTGCAGTCCGGGCGGCCGCGCTTCAACGCCGACGCCAGCCAGCACCGGCAGCTGCTGGCGCGCTTCATGGAGGCCTCGCAGCGCGGCGACAGCGAAGCGATCCAGGTCCTGCTGCACGCCAACGCGTTGCTGGTCTCCGACGGCGGTGGCGTGGTTACCGCCGCGATCCGCCCGCTGCTGGGCGCCGAGCGCATCGGCCGCCTGTTCTGGGCGATCGCGCGCCGTGGGGCGGTGCATCCGGCGCAGCTGGGCTATGTCAACGGCGAGCCGGCAATCCTGCTCTTCATCGGTGATCGCCTGCACTCGGTCACCACCATCGAAGTGATCGATGGCCGCATCGCCAACCTCTACAGCGTGCTGAATCCGGAAAAGCTGCCGACGGTTGTCACGCGCGAGGGTGCTGCGGCGTCCTGGTAG
- a CDS encoding tRNA threonylcarbamoyladenosine dehydratase yields MNEQVKQRFAGIERLYGVGALERLQGSRVAVVGMGGVGSWVVEALARSAVGHLTLIDADDICVSNTNRQLPALEGNYGRNKAEAMAERCRAINPDIGVDAVQAFLTVSNMAELLDRGFDLVIDACDSFRVKVETIAWCRRRKLPLLTVGAAGGRTDPTLVRIRDVSRTEHDAMLALIRKKLRSEFNFPKNAKRYFGVPAVYSLENVKYPQADGSVCGLRPNLGADAALKLDCGAGLGAATHITGAFAFAAVGKALEMLLEPKKVKAEVVPADAEA; encoded by the coding sequence ATGAACGAACAGGTCAAACAACGCTTCGCCGGCATCGAACGGCTGTATGGCGTAGGTGCGCTCGAGCGCCTGCAGGGCAGCCGCGTGGCGGTGGTGGGCATGGGCGGCGTCGGCTCGTGGGTGGTGGAAGCGCTGGCGCGCTCGGCGGTCGGCCACCTGACCCTGATCGATGCCGACGATATCTGCGTGTCCAACACCAACCGGCAACTGCCCGCGCTGGAAGGAAACTATGGCCGCAACAAGGCCGAGGCGATGGCCGAGCGCTGCCGTGCGATCAATCCGGATATCGGTGTCGATGCGGTGCAGGCGTTCCTGACCGTCTCCAACATGGCCGAGCTGCTGGACCGCGGTTTCGACCTGGTGATCGATGCCTGCGACAGCTTCCGGGTCAAGGTCGAGACGATCGCCTGGTGCCGCCGCCGCAAGCTGCCGCTGCTGACCGTAGGGGCTGCCGGGGGCCGCACCGACCCGACCCTGGTGCGCATCCGCGATGTCTCGCGCACCGAGCATGACGCCATGCTGGCGCTGATCCGCAAGAAGCTGCGCAGCGAGTTCAATTTCCCGAAGAATGCCAAGCGCTATTTCGGCGTGCCGGCGGTGTATTCGCTGGAGAACGTGAAGTATCCCCAGGCCGACGGCAGTGTCTGTGGCCTGCGCCCGAACCTGGGGGCCGACGCCGCGCTGAAGCTGGATTGCGGTGCCGGCCTCGGTGCGGCCACCCACATCACCGGCGCCTTCGCATTTGCTGCGGTGGGCAAGGCGCTGGAGATGCTGCTGGAGCCGAAGAAGGTGAAGGCTGAGGTGGTCCCGGCCGACGCAGAGGCATGA
- a CDS encoding glutathione S-transferase family protein, producing the protein MSTTLYGSPSTAALVVHWLLIELDIAHELVSLDFDTQEHKAAGYLALNPAGVVPTLVIDGVVLTEAAAIALYLADRHPEANLLPALGTPQRGDAYRWMFWCANTLQPAYRAWFYPHEVAGEAHVAASREMARQRLEAAWQHVATHLQAHGPYLLGSTPCVVDYMLVMLMRWSRNMPRPSDTWPVLKAHASAMKARPAFAEVYRREGIADWL; encoded by the coding sequence ATGAGCACCACGCTGTATGGTTCGCCCAGTACCGCCGCCCTGGTGGTGCATTGGCTGCTGATCGAACTGGACATCGCGCATGAACTGGTGTCGCTGGATTTCGATACGCAGGAGCACAAGGCGGCCGGGTACCTGGCGCTGAATCCGGCCGGCGTGGTGCCGACGCTGGTGATCGATGGCGTGGTGCTGACCGAAGCGGCGGCCATCGCGCTGTATCTGGCCGACCGGCACCCGGAGGCCAACCTGTTGCCGGCGCTGGGCACGCCACAGCGGGGCGATGCCTACCGCTGGATGTTCTGGTGCGCCAATACGCTGCAACCGGCCTATCGGGCCTGGTTCTATCCGCATGAGGTGGCGGGCGAGGCGCACGTGGCCGCCAGCCGCGAAATGGCGCGGCAGCGCCTTGAAGCGGCCTGGCAGCACGTGGCCACCCATCTGCAGGCGCACGGCCCCTACCTGCTGGGCTCAACCCCCTGCGTGGTCGACTACATGCTGGTGATGCTGATGCGCTGGTCGCGCAACATGCCCCGGCCCAGCGACACCTGGCCGGTGCTGAAGGCGCATGCCAGCGCGATGAAGGCGCGCCCGGCCTTTGCCGAGGTGTACCGCCGCGAAGGCATCGCCGACTGGCTGTAA
- a CDS encoding phospholipase A, whose translation MTLPTLFPRLAPLAAALSLASATAAAQEFAPSAEASPAACAAITTDAARLACYDRQFGHTPQATAAADAAAEAAAQARREERQTARVSQGEEKLRERVSDLFRPAAPDSALANAGRGSLLDSRWELAEDSKLGPFQLRAYKPVYLLPAFWTSDRNTMPHSPNPANTVTTPQVLDSAELKFQISFKTKIAENLFGDNGDIWAGYTQSSRWQAYNSADSRPFRETNYEPEVMMVFRNGYSIGGWRGRMTGIALNHQSNGRADPLSRSWNRVMLNIGLDRENWALVLRPWYRIPETRSDDNNPDIEDYMGRGDATLTWNRNGHEVSLMARHSLRTGSRSHGALQLDYGFPISNLLRGHVQVFDGYGESLIDYNHKATYVGVGVSLLEWF comes from the coding sequence ATGACCCTCCCCACGCTGTTTCCCCGCCTCGCACCACTGGCCGCAGCCCTGTCCCTGGCCAGCGCTACGGCGGCCGCCCAGGAGTTCGCGCCCAGCGCCGAAGCCTCGCCGGCGGCGTGCGCGGCCATCACCACCGATGCGGCCCGCCTGGCCTGCTATGACCGTCAGTTCGGGCATACCCCGCAGGCCACGGCCGCCGCCGATGCAGCCGCCGAAGCCGCCGCCCAGGCCCGCCGCGAAGAACGCCAGACCGCACGCGTGAGCCAGGGTGAGGAGAAGCTGCGCGAACGCGTCAGCGACCTGTTCCGCCCGGCCGCCCCGGACAGCGCGCTGGCCAATGCCGGCCGCGGCTCGCTGCTGGACAGCCGCTGGGAACTGGCCGAGGACTCCAAGCTGGGCCCGTTCCAGCTGCGCGCCTACAAGCCGGTGTACCTGTTGCCCGCGTTCTGGACCAGTGACCGCAACACCATGCCGCACTCGCCGAACCCGGCCAATACGGTCACCACGCCGCAGGTCCTGGACAGCGCCGAATTGAAGTTCCAGATCAGTTTCAAGACCAAGATCGCCGAGAATTTGTTCGGCGACAACGGCGACATCTGGGCCGGCTACACCCAGAGCTCGCGCTGGCAGGCCTATAACAGCGCCGATTCACGCCCGTTCCGCGAAACCAACTACGAGCCGGAAGTGATGATGGTGTTCCGCAATGGCTACTCCATCGGGGGCTGGCGCGGGCGCATGACCGGCATCGCGCTGAACCACCAGTCCAACGGCCGCGCCGACCCGCTGTCGCGCAGCTGGAACCGGGTGATGCTCAACATCGGCCTGGACCGCGAGAACTGGGCGCTGGTGCTGCGCCCCTGGTACCGCATTCCGGAAACCCGCAGCGATGACAACAACCCGGACATCGAGGACTACATGGGCCGCGGTGATGCGACCCTGACGTGGAACCGCAACGGCCACGAGGTCTCGCTGATGGCCCGCCATTCGCTGCGCACCGGCAGCCGCTCGCACGGTGCGCTGCAGCTGGACTATGGCTTCCCGATCAGCAACCTGCTGCGCGGCCACGTGCAGGTCTTCGATGGCTATGGCGAGAGCCTGATCGACTATAACCACAAGGCCACGTATGTGGGCGTGGGCGTGTCGCTGCTGGAGTGGTTCTGA
- a CDS encoding cytochrome c — protein MNASPPRRLSSAHRYLFVLCLGLLIGLVATVMVGRVLQARRDPFPNSLMQVMQRQSQLLQQAQQQNRCSLADSVPRLQALRLLSNDLDLAFPGLKDNAQFQQHASRLRGTLNSALAAPPSDCTALAKVVESVQSECRACHQDFR, from the coding sequence ATGAACGCCAGCCCGCCCCGCCGCCTGTCCTCCGCCCACCGCTACCTGTTCGTGCTGTGCCTGGGCCTGCTGATCGGCCTGGTCGCCACGGTGATGGTCGGGCGCGTGTTGCAGGCTCGCCGCGATCCGTTCCCGAACAGCCTGATGCAGGTGATGCAGCGGCAGTCGCAGCTGCTGCAGCAGGCCCAGCAGCAGAACCGCTGCAGCCTGGCCGACAGCGTTCCGCGCCTGCAGGCGCTGCGCCTGCTGTCCAACGACCTGGACCTGGCCTTTCCCGGGCTGAAGGACAACGCGCAGTTCCAGCAGCATGCCAGCCGGTTGCGCGGCACCCTCAACAGTGCACTCGCTGCGCCGCCCAGTGACTGCACCGCCCTGGCCAAGGTGGTGGAAAGCGTGCAGAGCGAGTGCCGGGCCTGCCATCAGGATTTCCGCTGA
- a CDS encoding glycine zipper 2TM domain-containing protein — protein sequence MKSTTTTVLVAAGALLVGGIATAAFMKSGGSSPDSISAGTPNGESRLASGNASDDGARGDMLDPSAPRGLEYADVLKVDPITEKQKAYATVIGTDPVRETSTTQTPHEVCEDVTVQERLPERDGNVGGTVVGAVVGGLLGNQVGGGNGKKAATAAGAVAGGLIGNQIDKRHVGGRVVNRTERQCHTETATSESSRVTGYNVTYRNEDGTTGTMRMASKPGTRIAMGTNDVVKGYNVTYRYDGAEKTVRLDNKPASDRLPVVDGQLVTQTAAAGATAATRQ from the coding sequence ATGAAAAGTACAACAACAACTGTCCTGGTCGCAGCGGGCGCGCTGCTGGTCGGTGGCATCGCCACCGCTGCCTTCATGAAGAGCGGCGGTTCGTCGCCCGATTCCATCAGCGCCGGAACCCCCAACGGCGAATCGCGCCTGGCCAGTGGCAACGCCAGCGACGACGGTGCCCGTGGTGACATGCTCGACCCGTCCGCGCCGCGTGGGCTGGAATATGCCGACGTGCTGAAGGTCGACCCGATCACCGAGAAGCAGAAGGCCTACGCCACCGTGATCGGCACCGATCCGGTGCGTGAGACCTCCACCACCCAGACCCCGCACGAAGTCTGCGAAGACGTGACCGTGCAGGAACGCCTGCCTGAGCGCGACGGTAATGTCGGCGGCACCGTGGTCGGCGCGGTGGTCGGTGGCCTGCTCGGCAACCAGGTGGGTGGCGGCAACGGCAAGAAGGCCGCCACCGCAGCCGGTGCAGTGGCCGGTGGCCTGATCGGCAACCAGATCGACAAGCGTCATGTCGGTGGCCGCGTGGTCAACCGTACCGAGCGCCAGTGCCACACCGAGACCGCGACCTCCGAGTCGAGCCGCGTCACCGGCTACAACGTGACCTACCGCAATGAGGATGGCACCACCGGCACGATGCGCATGGCCAGCAAGCCGGGCACCCGCATTGCCATGGGTACCAACGATGTGGTGAAGGGTTACAACGTGACCTACCGCTATGACGGCGCAGAGAAGACCGTGCGCCTGGACAACAAGCCGGCCAGCGATCGCCTGCCGGTGGTAGACGGCCAGCTGGTCACGCAGACCGCTGCCGCCGGTGCGACCGCCGCTACGCGCCAGTAA
- a CDS encoding fumarate hydratase: MTSIKQEDLIQSIADALQYISYYHPVDYIKNLAAAYEREESPAAKEAMAQILINSRMCAEGHRPICQDTGIVTVFLEIGMDVRWDDATMGVEDMANEGVRRAYLHPDNKLRASVLADPAGKRINTKDNTPGVVNVKVVPGNTVDVIVAAKGGGSEAKTKFAMLNPSDSIVDWVLKTVPTMGAGWCPPGMLGIGIGGTAEKAMLLAKEALMEPIDITELQARGASNRIEELRLELYEKVNALGIGAQGLGGLTTVLDIKINDYPTHAANLPVAMIPNCAATRHAHFTLDGSGPVMLDPPSLEDWPKLTYDASKGTRVDLDTITPEDVASWKPGQTLLLNGKLLTGRDAAHKRMVDMLNKGEQLPVDLKGRFIYYVGPVDPVRDEVVGPAGPTTATRMDKFTRQVLEQTGLLGMVGKAERGPAAIEAIRDNKSAYLMAVGGSAYLVSKAIKAAKVVGFADLGMEAIYEFTVQDMPVTVAVDSTGESVHKTGPREWQARIGKIPVVVE, from the coding sequence GTGACATCGATCAAGCAGGAAGACCTCATCCAGTCCATCGCCGACGCGCTGCAGTACATCTCGTACTACCACCCGGTCGACTACATCAAGAACCTCGCCGCCGCCTACGAGCGCGAGGAGTCGCCGGCCGCGAAGGAAGCGATGGCCCAGATCCTGATCAATTCGCGGATGTGCGCCGAAGGCCACCGTCCGATCTGCCAGGACACCGGCATCGTCACCGTGTTCCTGGAAATCGGCATGGACGTGCGCTGGGACGACGCCACCATGGGCGTGGAAGACATGGCCAATGAAGGCGTGCGCCGTGCCTACCTGCACCCGGACAACAAGCTGCGCGCTTCGGTGCTGGCTGATCCGGCCGGCAAGCGCATCAACACCAAGGACAACACTCCGGGCGTGGTCAACGTCAAGGTGGTGCCGGGCAATACGGTCGACGTGATCGTCGCCGCCAAGGGCGGTGGTTCGGAAGCCAAGACCAAGTTCGCCATGCTCAACCCGTCCGACTCCATCGTCGACTGGGTGCTGAAGACCGTGCCGACCATGGGCGCTGGCTGGTGCCCGCCGGGCATGCTCGGCATCGGCATCGGTGGCACCGCCGAGAAGGCGATGCTGCTGGCCAAGGAAGCGCTGATGGAGCCGATCGACATCACCGAGCTGCAGGCCCGTGGTGCCTCCAACCGCATCGAAGAGCTGCGCCTGGAGCTGTACGAGAAGGTCAATGCGCTGGGCATCGGCGCACAGGGCCTGGGCGGCCTGACCACCGTGCTCGACATCAAGATCAACGATTACCCGACCCACGCGGCCAACCTGCCGGTGGCGATGATCCCGAACTGCGCGGCCACCCGCCATGCGCACTTCACCCTGGACGGCAGCGGCCCGGTGATGCTGGATCCGCCGTCGCTGGAAGACTGGCCGAAGCTGACCTACGACGCGTCCAAGGGCACCCGCGTGGACCTGGACACGATCACCCCGGAAGACGTGGCCAGCTGGAAGCCGGGCCAGACCCTGCTGCTCAACGGCAAGCTGCTGACCGGCCGCGACGCCGCGCACAAGCGTATGGTGGACATGCTCAACAAGGGCGAGCAACTGCCGGTCGACCTGAAGGGCCGCTTCATCTACTACGTCGGTCCGGTCGATCCGGTGCGCGACGAAGTGGTGGGCCCGGCCGGTCCGACCACCGCCACCCGCATGGACAAGTTCACCCGCCAGGTGCTGGAGCAGACCGGCCTGCTGGGCATGGTCGGCAAGGCCGAGCGCGGCCCGGCGGCCATCGAGGCGATCCGTGACAACAAGTCGGCCTACCTGATGGCGGTCGGCGGTTCGGCCTACCTGGTGTCCAAGGCGATCAAGGCGGCCAAGGTGGTTGGCTTTGCCGACCTGGGCATGGAAGCGATCTACGAGTTCACCGTGCAGGACATGCCGGTGACCGTGGCGGTCGACTCCACCGGCGAATCGGTGCACAAGACCGGTCCGCGTGAATGGCAGGCCCGCATCGGCAAGATTCCGGTGGTGGTGGAGTAA
- a CDS encoding GNAT family N-acetyltransferase, with product MSIFDLRLETERLILRPLLREDYEPYLAFCADEETMRTLGGVQPPSVAWRGFCSLAGAWQLFGFSMFSVIEKSSGQWIGRMGPWQPQDWPGTEVGWGIRRASWGRGYAPEAAVAAIDWAFDTLGWDEVIHTIAENNENSRAVARKLGSTLLRMGELPPPYNDKPMQIWGQSREQWRQRVR from the coding sequence ATGAGCATCTTCGACCTGCGCCTGGAAACCGAGCGGCTGATCCTGCGCCCGCTGCTGCGCGAGGACTACGAACCCTACCTGGCGTTCTGTGCCGACGAGGAAACGATGCGCACCCTGGGCGGGGTGCAGCCGCCATCGGTGGCCTGGCGCGGCTTCTGCAGCCTGGCCGGTGCCTGGCAGCTGTTCGGCTTCTCGATGTTCAGCGTTATCGAGAAATCCAGTGGCCAATGGATCGGGCGGATGGGCCCTTGGCAGCCGCAGGACTGGCCGGGCACCGAGGTAGGTTGGGGCATCCGCCGTGCCAGCTGGGGCCGGGGCTATGCGCCGGAAGCGGCGGTTGCCGCCATCGACTGGGCCTTCGATACGCTGGGCTGGGACGAGGTGATCCATACCATCGCCGAGAACAACGAGAACTCGCGGGCGGTGGCGCGCAAGCTCGGCAGCACGCTGCTGCGCATGGGGGAGTTGCCGCCGCCGTACAACGACAAGCCGATGCAGATCTGGGGCCAGTCGCGCGAGCAATGGCGACAACGCGTGCGCTGA
- the arsC gene encoding arsenate reductase (glutaredoxin) (This arsenate reductase requires both glutathione and glutaredoxin to convert arsenate to arsenite, after which the efflux transporter formed by ArsA and ArsB can extrude the arsenite from the cell, providing resistance.), producing MHVTIWHNPACSNSRGALKLIRDAGFEPVVIDYLDSPPDIATLRQVLAESGLSAHELVRSKEQSFAELGLADADEATLLAAMAEHPRLINRPVVRTARGTRLCRPPETVLELL from the coding sequence ATGCACGTGACGATCTGGCACAACCCGGCCTGCAGCAACTCGCGGGGGGCGCTGAAGCTGATCCGCGACGCCGGCTTCGAACCGGTGGTGATCGACTACCTGGACAGTCCTCCCGACATCGCCACGCTGCGCCAGGTGCTGGCCGAGTCGGGGTTGTCCGCGCATGAGCTGGTGCGCAGCAAGGAGCAATCGTTCGCCGAGCTGGGCCTGGCGGACGCCGATGAGGCCACCCTGTTGGCGGCCATGGCTGAACACCCGCGACTGATCAACCGTCCGGTGGTGCGCACCGCGCGCGGCACGCGCCTGTGCCGTCCCCCGGAAACGGTGCTGGAGCTGCTGTAA
- a CDS encoding DUF456 domain-containing protein, whose amino-acid sequence MGLSFILYLLAVIFVLVGIAGIILPALPGIPLVFVGLLLAAWADGFAHVGWPTLVALGVLTLLSLLVDVLATVVGAQRVGASRKALWGTFVGSIVGLFFMPIGLFAGPLLGALAGEYWHTRELGRSTRVGLATWLGILLGLALKLAVVIAMLGLFAFAWFL is encoded by the coding sequence ATGGGACTCTCATTCATCTTGTATCTGCTAGCGGTCATTTTTGTCCTCGTCGGTATCGCCGGGATCATCCTGCCGGCCCTGCCAGGCATCCCGCTGGTCTTCGTCGGCCTGCTGCTGGCCGCCTGGGCCGATGGCTTCGCGCATGTCGGCTGGCCCACCCTGGTGGCGCTGGGCGTGTTGACCCTGCTCTCGCTGCTGGTTGACGTGCTGGCCACCGTGGTCGGCGCCCAACGGGTCGGGGCCAGCCGCAAAGCCCTGTGGGGAACGTTCGTGGGCAGCATCGTCGGGCTGTTCTTCATGCCGATCGGCCTGTTCGCCGGGCCGCTGCTCGGCGCGTTGGCCGGCGAGTACTGGCATACCCGCGAACTGGGACGCTCGACCAGGGTCGGCCTGGCCACCTGGCTGGGCATCCTGCTGGGCCTGGCGCTGAAGCTGGCCGTGGTCATCGCGATGCTGGGCCTGTTTGCCTTCGCCTGGTTCCTGTAG